In Paroedura picta isolate Pp20150507F chromosome 1, Ppicta_v3.0, whole genome shotgun sequence, the following are encoded in one genomic region:
- the FKBP1B gene encoding peptidyl-prolyl cis-trans isomerase FKBP1B isoform X2, with amino-acid sequence MLQNGKKFDSSRDRNKPFKFKIGRQEVIKGFEEGAAQMSLGQRAKLTCTPDMAYGVTGHPGVIPPNATLIFDVELLKIE; translated from the exons ATGTTACAGAATGGAAAGAAGTTTGATTCCTCCCGAGACCGAAACAAGCCTTTCAAATTCAAGATCGGCAGACAAGAAGTCATTAAAGGCTTCGAAGAAGGAGCTGCACAG ATGAGCCTGGGACAGCGAGCAAAGTTGACTTGCACACCTGACATGGCGTATGGAGTCACTGGCCATCCAGGAGTCATCCCCCCAAATGCGACTCTCATTTTTGATGTGGAGCTGCTCAAGATAGAGTAA
- the SF3B6 gene encoding splicing factor 3B subunit 6, translating to MAMQAAKRANIRLPPEVNRILYIRNLPYKITAEEMYDIFGKYGPIRQIRVGNTPETRGTAYVVYEDIFDAKNACDHLSGFNVCNRYLVVLYYNANRAFQKMDTKKKEEQLKLLKEKYGINTDPPK from the exons ATGGCGATGCAAGCGGCGAAACGCGCGAAC ATTCGATTGCCTCCTGAAGTCAACAGAATTTTGTATATCAGAAATTTGCCATATAAAATCACCGCTGAAGAAATGTATGATATTTTTGGAAAATACGGACCCATTCGACAAATCAGAGT AGGAAATACTCCTGAGACTAGAGGGACAGCTTATGTGGTCTACGAAGACATCTTTGACGCCAAAAATGCTTGCGATCATCTGTCAGGATTCAACGTctgcaacagataccttgtggtCTTGTATTATAACGCAAACAGG GCATTCCAAAAAATGGAtacaaagaaaaaggaagaacagcTGAAACTCCTCAAGGAGAAATATGGAATAAACACAGACCCACCAAAATAA